A single genomic interval of Trinickia acidisoli harbors:
- a CDS encoding response regulator — MPLPIVIADDSLLARKVLTKALPADWDVDIAYASNGREALALYREGKASVMFLDLTMPDMTGYQVLEALQHEDLNTFVIVVSADVQPLAQERVRALGAAAFVAKPVTPEAILPILKEYGLYA, encoded by the coding sequence ATGCCTTTGCCGATTGTGATCGCCGATGACTCTCTCCTCGCCCGTAAGGTTCTGACGAAAGCCTTGCCGGCCGACTGGGACGTCGACATCGCATACGCATCGAACGGCCGCGAGGCCCTCGCACTTTACCGTGAGGGGAAGGCCTCGGTGATGTTTCTCGACCTGACGATGCCTGACATGACCGGTTATCAGGTTCTCGAAGCCCTTCAGCACGAGGACTTGAACACGTTCGTGATCGTCGTGTCGGCCGACGTCCAGCCGCTGGCCCAGGAGCGCGTGCGCGCGCTTGGCGCCGCCGCCTTCGTCGCCAAGCCCGTGACCCCAGAGGCAATATTGCCCATCCTCAAGGAGTACGGGTTGTATGCGTGA
- a CDS encoding HvfC/BufC N-terminal domain-containing protein: protein MLTQTVYEALLGDFAASLVDDTFVSHGITAATRRQVDVYRNNSRLNRIAALTDAFPNVVQLVGDEYFRALARAYVDHVPAKSANLHDDGIDLPAFIRSFEPAAELPYLGDVADVDWLLHHAYFAADMDTNATDGAMLAELGPERFAAASLRFVPSAGLVRSRLWPIADILQMHAGGVAAQLGAGGQSVLIWREAFAVRWQPLASAEAEAMTALMAGTPVQTAFNRSSADVNWLLTQLFGHRLVLSIEEHRHENHF from the coding sequence ATGCTGACGCAGACGGTGTACGAAGCGCTGCTCGGCGATTTCGCCGCGTCGCTCGTCGACGACACGTTCGTATCGCATGGCATCACCGCTGCGACGCGTCGGCAAGTGGACGTCTATCGAAACAATTCGCGCCTGAACCGCATTGCGGCCTTGACCGATGCTTTCCCCAACGTCGTACAGCTCGTCGGGGACGAGTACTTCCGAGCGCTCGCACGTGCCTATGTCGATCATGTGCCGGCGAAGTCGGCAAACCTTCACGACGACGGCATCGACCTACCCGCCTTCATTCGGAGCTTCGAGCCCGCTGCCGAACTTCCGTATTTGGGCGACGTCGCGGACGTCGACTGGCTGCTGCACCATGCGTACTTCGCCGCTGACATGGATACGAACGCGACCGATGGCGCGATGCTTGCAGAGCTCGGCCCTGAGCGTTTCGCGGCAGCCTCGTTGCGATTCGTGCCGTCGGCTGGACTGGTGCGCTCGCGCCTATGGCCCATCGCCGACATCTTGCAGATGCATGCGGGTGGTGTCGCTGCGCAGTTGGGCGCCGGCGGACAATCCGTCTTGATCTGGCGGGAAGCCTTCGCGGTGCGTTGGCAGCCCCTCGCCTCCGCCGAGGCCGAAGCGATGACCGCGCTAATGGCCGGCACCCCCGTTCAGACGGCATTCAATCGATCAAGCGCAGATGTCAATTGGTTGCTCACGCAACTATTTGGCCACCGACTCGTTCTTTCCATCGAGGAGCATCGCCATGAAAATCATTTCTAA
- the arsC gene encoding arsenate reductase (glutaredoxin) (This arsenate reductase requires both glutathione and glutaredoxin to convert arsenate to arsenite, after which the efflux transporter formed by ArsA and ArsB can extrude the arsenite from the cell, providing resistance.) has protein sequence MITVYHNPRCSKSRGACELVSDRIHQSGEAVKIVEYLKEPPSVADLEALHKMLGGTVRDMIRDNEAAYRELGLAEPTLSDDQLYEAIAAHPILLQRPIIVREGRAVIGRPPENVETLFK, from the coding sequence ATGATTACCGTCTATCACAACCCTCGCTGCTCGAAGTCTCGCGGCGCTTGCGAACTCGTCAGCGATCGGATTCACCAATCGGGCGAGGCAGTGAAAATCGTCGAGTACTTGAAGGAGCCGCCGTCCGTTGCCGATCTAGAGGCGCTCCACAAGATGCTGGGCGGCACCGTCAGAGATATGATCCGCGACAACGAGGCCGCATATCGGGAACTGGGACTCGCCGAGCCAACCCTGAGCGACGATCAACTCTACGAAGCGATTGCTGCGCATCCCATTCTGTTGCAGCGGCCCATCATCGTACGCGAGGGCCGCGCGGTAATCGGGCGGCCGCCGGAAAACGTCGAAACGCTCTTCAAGTAA
- a CDS encoding NADPH-dependent FMN reductase: protein MTYKIEVVVGSLRRESFNKQLAHALTKLASSEFEFSFLDIGTLPLYSQDYDSNYPDVAKQLKARVEAATGLLFVTPEYNRSMPGVLKNALDWGSRPWGTNSWKNKPAAVCGISVGATGTALAQQHLRNVLAYLDVPTLGQPEIFLKHAEAFFDSNGAITNEDTRKFLTTFVQRFEAWVERHSPAK from the coding sequence ATGACCTACAAGATCGAAGTCGTCGTCGGCAGCTTGCGACGGGAATCGTTCAACAAGCAACTCGCGCACGCCTTGACCAAACTCGCGAGCAGCGAATTCGAGTTCTCGTTCCTCGATATCGGCACGCTGCCGTTGTACAGCCAAGACTACGACTCGAATTATCCCGACGTGGCGAAGCAGTTGAAGGCGCGCGTGGAGGCCGCGACCGGGTTGCTGTTCGTGACGCCCGAATACAACCGTTCGATGCCGGGCGTGCTGAAAAATGCGCTCGATTGGGGTTCGCGGCCGTGGGGCACGAACTCATGGAAGAACAAGCCGGCAGCCGTCTGCGGGATTTCGGTCGGCGCGACGGGCACCGCGCTGGCGCAGCAACATCTGCGCAACGTTCTCGCTTATTTGGACGTACCCACGCTCGGTCAGCCCGAGATTTTCCTCAAACACGCCGAGGCCTTTTTCGACAGCAACGGTGCGATTACAAACGAGGACACGCGCAAGTTCCTCACGACGTTCGTCCAGCGCTTCGAAGCATGGGTGGAGCGCCACTCGCCTGCGAAGTGA
- a CDS encoding replication initiation protein, whose translation MATKRAKKTDVVSPSSAELRKAVEAIAIQPKSGKITLLTRKLFNVLLAVAQQADESGDTYRALLSDIVANSAFDSNDTALVKEHLRRMVSVQVEWSQGTSSQKPGRKWGISTLIADAEILEDPATRRVWVEFSFAPKIKKKLLDPVQYARLSLQFQSQLRSSAGLALYEICVRYLTNPSHLTMRESWAWWRPILSGTPDTEAGDEAKREYKYFKRDYLRPAIAEVNAVTNIFVELIEHREGRRVAEIQFRVTERKQPMLALDEHPNVFDSTLIDRMVKIGIPLKEAQTLYADSEENRIRAALQMTEQRMRSATLPPVRSAPALFKDALKKGYAPAVDLLDQPANGVGKALAAVAPADDRKARLLDEYAAYRRKEARALYEEQGESEQELARQSFEEDMLPQLGSHLREDWRRRGLGSKLGETAFFDWLARKTWGEPTDGDLLAFTLGQSRAA comes from the coding sequence ATGGCAACAAAGCGCGCGAAGAAAACCGATGTGGTGAGCCCAAGCTCCGCTGAGCTGCGAAAGGCCGTCGAAGCGATCGCCATTCAGCCGAAGAGCGGCAAGATCACGCTCCTAACGCGAAAGCTGTTCAACGTGCTGTTGGCCGTTGCGCAGCAGGCGGACGAATCGGGCGATACGTATCGCGCGTTGTTGTCGGACATCGTCGCCAACTCCGCTTTCGACTCGAACGATACCGCACTCGTGAAGGAACATCTGCGGCGGATGGTTTCCGTGCAGGTCGAGTGGAGTCAGGGCACGTCGAGCCAGAAGCCGGGACGAAAGTGGGGCATCTCGACATTGATCGCCGATGCCGAAATTCTCGAAGATCCTGCCACGCGACGTGTCTGGGTGGAGTTCTCGTTCGCGCCGAAGATCAAAAAGAAATTGCTGGATCCGGTGCAGTACGCGCGGCTCAGCTTGCAGTTCCAAAGCCAGTTGCGCAGCAGCGCGGGCCTCGCGCTCTACGAGATTTGCGTGCGATACCTGACCAACCCCAGCCATCTGACGATGCGGGAGTCATGGGCTTGGTGGCGTCCGATCCTATCGGGCACGCCCGACACCGAAGCCGGCGACGAAGCCAAGCGCGAGTACAAGTATTTCAAGCGCGACTATCTGCGCCCTGCGATCGCTGAAGTCAACGCGGTGACGAATATTTTCGTGGAGCTCATCGAGCACCGCGAAGGCCGGCGGGTCGCGGAGATCCAATTCCGCGTCACCGAACGCAAACAGCCGATGCTTGCGCTCGATGAGCATCCCAATGTCTTCGACAGTACGCTGATCGACCGAATGGTGAAGATCGGAATTCCGTTGAAGGAAGCGCAAACGCTATACGCCGATAGCGAGGAAAACCGTATTCGAGCTGCTTTGCAGATGACGGAGCAACGCATGCGGAGCGCGACGCTGCCGCCTGTTCGCAGTGCCCCGGCGCTGTTCAAGGATGCGCTGAAAAAAGGTTATGCTCCGGCCGTCGACCTGCTCGATCAGCCGGCCAACGGCGTCGGCAAGGCATTGGCTGCTGTGGCGCCGGCCGATGACCGCAAAGCACGTTTGCTGGACGAGTATGCGGCTTACCGCCGCAAAGAGGCGCGCGCGCTGTACGAAGAACAAGGTGAGTCGGAACAGGAGCTCGCGCGGCAGTCGTTCGAAGAAGACATGCTGCCGCAACTCGGGTCTCATCTTCGCGAAGATTGGCGTCGTCGCGGTTTGGGTTCGAAGCTTGGCGAGACCGCTTTCTTCGATTGGCTCGCACGCAAGACGTGGGGCGAGCCGACCGACGGCGATTTGCTGGCATTCACGCTGGGGCAATCGCGAGCAGCTTGA
- a CDS encoding chemotaxis protein CheC has protein sequence MRENVFTEEQRDALQEIANLAMGQAATRLARLLDTFIELSVPRVRVVRAEDAAHTLREMTGIDESVTAVRQGFRSDIKGEALVICRSSGVGHLCALVNDPYVHSAYDAVSQTELMFDMANVLTGACVSCILNQLDRTPIFSPPGLLGEKISLEDVFQADVLAWKIALLLEVNFALEDQTFRAHLVMLMAEDSIRRMNDALNALLSSL, from the coding sequence ATGCGTGAGAACGTCTTCACCGAAGAGCAGCGCGACGCCTTGCAGGAAATCGCCAATTTGGCGATGGGGCAGGCCGCCACGCGCCTGGCTCGCCTACTCGATACCTTCATAGAGCTGTCCGTGCCGCGCGTGCGCGTCGTGCGCGCCGAGGATGCGGCGCACACGCTGCGCGAAATGACCGGCATCGACGAGAGCGTCACGGCGGTCCGGCAGGGCTTTCGCTCCGACATCAAGGGCGAGGCGCTCGTCATTTGCCGCAGCAGCGGGGTGGGCCACCTTTGCGCCCTCGTCAACGATCCCTACGTTCATTCCGCTTACGACGCGGTGAGCCAGACCGAACTGATGTTCGACATGGCCAACGTGCTGACGGGCGCGTGCGTGTCGTGCATTCTCAATCAGCTCGATCGCACGCCGATTTTTTCCCCGCCCGGGCTGCTCGGCGAAAAAATCTCGCTCGAAGATGTCTTTCAAGCGGATGTACTCGCATGGAAGATCGCGCTGCTGCTCGAGGTCAACTTCGCCCTCGAGGATCAAACGTTTCGCGCGCACCTCGTCATGCTGATGGCCGAAGATTCGATTCGTCGGATGAACGACGCGCTCAATGCGCTGCTGTCCAGTCTATGA
- a CDS encoding DoxX family protein — MKIISNLLRRLDDVAVALQPLFTLAVRLYLFRVFFLSGLTKLRSWDSTLYLFSNEYHVPVLPPAVAAVMGAGGELIFPVLLLLGWQGRFAAAGLFVVNFVAVTSYPDLELVMIKDHILWAVLIAYLFFHGVGRWSLQGLIQRFKVARVQGTHA, encoded by the coding sequence ATGAAAATCATTTCTAACCTGCTCCGCCGTCTCGACGACGTTGCGGTTGCGCTGCAGCCGCTGTTCACGCTCGCGGTCAGGCTTTACCTATTTCGCGTGTTTTTCCTTTCCGGGCTGACCAAATTGCGCAGTTGGGACAGTACGCTCTATTTGTTTTCCAACGAATATCACGTCCCCGTTTTACCTCCCGCCGTTGCTGCCGTGATGGGTGCCGGAGGCGAATTGATTTTCCCGGTGCTGCTATTGCTCGGCTGGCAGGGCCGGTTTGCGGCAGCGGGACTTTTCGTCGTCAATTTCGTCGCGGTCACATCCTACCCAGACCTCGAACTCGTGATGATCAAGGACCACATTCTGTGGGCCGTGCTTATCGCTTATTTGTTCTTCCACGGCGTTGGGCGCTGGTCGCTGCAAGGACTCATTCAACGGTTCAAAGTCGCTCGCGTTCAAGGAACGCACGCGTGA
- a CDS encoding hybrid sensor histidine kinase/response regulator, whose amino-acid sequence MTRRLDDSPTNALPDNWPDDSPGLGMPEPDFAVRRLTLIALLAAAIILPGVYAAAVAYSNFRGRVASATDATIRTVRIAEEHALKVFDLNETLDARVDDLVRGLGNEAISAHEAEIHNKLQNIGGGYPQVASVSIFGPEGLLLANSRYYPAPHASIAARDDFVGIRGGHILEHVSKVMVWHAGSGEAVFNTGIARHSPNGAFAGLVSVALRRSYFESFYRELLGPERGAMTMMLTRTDGAVLASYPPRPESAEVAPQFAAALAAGSRSGVLRLVGGNTKRSRRDGQILAYRQVGGYPVYVSCAYSESAIWGAWYRHALIFAASIFTPSIVLWFVLAFSLRRLAAEKQAWERWQTEASMRRSIESAYRQSRKMEALGNLVGSVAHDFNNLLTIVATNVQIVRRRGAAGIDRELGAIERALKNGQSLTRQLLGVARKQPLRSETIDLSRWLAASRELLRASLGAKAALVVDIGRDVWPIEVDSAELELALINVAVNARDAMPNGGRFTVRATNVRLEPEGGFALTGEFVQISLEDTGAGMQPDILARAFEPLFTTKPKGMGTGLGLPQVFAFCDRSGGLATIDSKPDAGTTVRLYLPRAHAAPAPVPTAPQHTVDTEPSGGLHVLLVEDNDEVAAGTEALLRMMGHRVTCTFNADAALRLIADALSRPADPFDALISDIHMPGANNGIDLAEAAQALDAPLPVILITGYAQELERARNVNVRVLSKPFDIALLESMLQTIRREREVSAHAHGKAT is encoded by the coding sequence ATGACCCGACGGCTCGATGACTCCCCGACGAACGCCTTGCCTGACAATTGGCCAGACGACTCGCCGGGGCTGGGGATGCCCGAGCCCGATTTCGCGGTTCGGCGCCTCACGCTGATCGCGCTGCTCGCCGCGGCAATCATCCTGCCGGGCGTCTACGCGGCCGCCGTCGCATACTCGAATTTCCGCGGGCGCGTTGCATCGGCCACCGATGCGACCATCAGAACGGTCCGCATCGCGGAAGAACACGCGCTCAAAGTATTCGATCTGAACGAAACGCTCGACGCGCGCGTCGACGATCTCGTCCGGGGGCTCGGTAACGAGGCCATCAGCGCGCACGAGGCGGAGATCCACAACAAGCTGCAGAACATCGGTGGAGGCTACCCGCAGGTCGCGTCGGTGTCCATCTTCGGCCCGGAGGGCCTTCTGCTGGCGAACAGCCGCTATTACCCCGCGCCGCACGCCTCGATCGCCGCCCGCGACGACTTCGTCGGCATCCGCGGCGGACACATTCTCGAGCACGTCTCGAAAGTCATGGTCTGGCACGCGGGTAGCGGCGAAGCCGTCTTCAATACCGGCATCGCGCGGCACAGCCCCAACGGCGCGTTCGCCGGGCTCGTCTCGGTCGCGCTGCGGCGTTCCTATTTCGAGTCGTTCTATCGGGAGTTGCTGGGCCCCGAGCGCGGCGCCATGACGATGATGCTCACGCGCACCGACGGCGCCGTGCTCGCATCGTATCCGCCGCGCCCGGAATCGGCCGAGGTTGCGCCCCAGTTCGCCGCGGCGCTCGCTGCGGGAAGTCGCTCGGGCGTGCTTCGGCTCGTCGGCGGCAACACGAAACGCAGCCGCCGCGACGGGCAGATCCTCGCGTACCGCCAAGTCGGCGGCTACCCCGTGTACGTGTCGTGCGCGTATAGCGAATCGGCGATCTGGGGGGCTTGGTATCGTCATGCACTGATTTTTGCCGCTTCCATCTTCACGCCTTCCATCGTGCTTTGGTTCGTACTCGCGTTCTCCCTCAGGCGTCTCGCCGCGGAAAAGCAGGCGTGGGAGCGTTGGCAGACGGAAGCGTCGATGCGGCGCTCGATCGAATCGGCGTATCGCCAATCACGCAAGATGGAAGCGCTCGGCAACCTCGTCGGCTCGGTCGCACACGATTTCAACAATTTGCTGACGATCGTCGCAACGAACGTTCAGATCGTGCGCCGACGCGGTGCGGCAGGCATCGATCGCGAACTCGGCGCGATCGAGCGCGCCCTGAAAAACGGCCAGTCGCTGACGCGCCAGTTGCTCGGCGTGGCACGCAAGCAGCCGCTGCGCAGCGAAACGATCGATCTGTCGCGCTGGTTGGCCGCGAGCCGCGAGCTCCTGCGTGCCTCGCTTGGCGCCAAGGCCGCGCTCGTCGTCGACATCGGCCGGGACGTGTGGCCCATCGAGGTCGATAGCGCCGAACTCGAGCTCGCCCTCATCAACGTGGCTGTCAACGCCCGCGACGCGATGCCGAACGGCGGACGCTTCACCGTGCGGGCGACGAACGTTCGGCTCGAGCCCGAAGGCGGTTTTGCACTCACGGGCGAATTCGTACAAATCTCGCTCGAAGATACCGGCGCCGGCATGCAGCCCGACATCCTTGCGCGCGCGTTCGAACCGCTGTTCACGACGAAGCCGAAAGGAATGGGCACGGGCCTGGGCCTACCGCAGGTGTTCGCGTTTTGCGACCGCTCGGGAGGGCTCGCGACGATCGACAGCAAGCCGGACGCAGGTACGACCGTGCGCCTTTACTTGCCGCGCGCCCACGCCGCTCCCGCCCCCGTACCGACCGCCCCCCAACACACGGTCGACACGGAGCCGTCGGGCGGCTTGCACGTGCTGCTGGTCGAAGACAACGACGAAGTTGCGGCCGGCACCGAGGCGCTGCTGCGCATGATGGGCCATCGTGTCACTTGCACGTTCAACGCGGATGCCGCCTTACGATTGATCGCCGACGCGTTGTCGCGCCCCGCGGATCCCTTCGACGCGCTGATCTCCGACATCCATATGCCGGGCGCCAACAACGGCATCGACCTCGCGGAAGCCGCGCAGGCGTTGGATGCGCCGCTTCCCGTCATTCTCATTACGGGCTACGCGCAGGAGCTCGAGCGGGCGCGGAATGTCAACGTGCGTGTGCTGTCAAAACCTTTCGATATCGCCTTGCTGGAATCGATGCTTCAGACTATTCGACGCGAGCGCGAAGTCAGCGCACACGCGCACGGCAAGGCAACTTGA
- the bufB gene encoding MNIO family bufferin maturase: MNSKALSGAGLGLRGPHAAAVLTQRPAVGWWEAHSENYFGGGEPVAALERVRACYPVSLHGVGLGLGSLETPDENHLNQLKSLVARIEPALVSEHLSWNRAGMRYFNDLLPVPRVEGALEVVARHIDVVQNALGRPILIENVSAYVAFEGEICTEADMLAELVSRTGCGVLVDLNNLHVNALNLGIDPLAELARLPKHCIGEMHVAGFEWLDDVAIDTHGAPVSDAVWTLLDAALERFGPTPVLLERDTNLPPFDVLLHEYEHLERRLLAATARVDAGAAGLALAEVATC; the protein is encoded by the coding sequence ATGAATTCGAAGGCATTGAGCGGAGCAGGGCTGGGACTGCGCGGACCACATGCCGCCGCCGTGCTCACGCAGCGCCCCGCGGTCGGCTGGTGGGAGGCCCACAGCGAAAACTATTTCGGCGGTGGCGAACCGGTTGCGGCGCTCGAACGAGTACGCGCTTGCTATCCCGTGAGTCTGCACGGAGTGGGCCTCGGGCTCGGGAGCCTCGAAACGCCCGATGAGAATCACTTGAATCAATTGAAATCGCTCGTCGCACGCATCGAGCCCGCGCTCGTCTCCGAGCATCTGTCCTGGAATCGCGCGGGCATGCGCTATTTCAACGATCTGCTTCCCGTGCCGCGTGTCGAAGGCGCGCTGGAGGTCGTTGCTCGGCACATCGACGTCGTTCAAAACGCCCTCGGCCGGCCGATCTTGATCGAAAACGTCTCCGCGTACGTCGCTTTCGAAGGGGAGATCTGCACGGAAGCGGACATGCTCGCCGAACTCGTCTCGCGAACCGGCTGCGGCGTGTTGGTCGACCTGAACAATCTGCACGTTAACGCATTGAACCTCGGCATCGACCCGTTGGCGGAACTTGCGCGATTGCCGAAGCACTGCATCGGCGAAATGCACGTGGCCGGATTCGAGTGGCTCGACGACGTTGCGATCGATACGCACGGCGCGCCCGTCTCCGACGCCGTTTGGACATTGCTCGATGCCGCGCTGGAACGCTTCGGGCCGACGCCGGTGCTGCTCGAGCGCGATACGAACCTGCCTCCATTCGACGTGCTGCTGCATGAGTACGAACACCTCGAACGACGGCTGCTCGCAGCGACGGCACGCGTGGATGCCGGCGCGGCAGGCTTAGCGCTGGCCGAGGTGGCAACATGCTGA
- a CDS encoding BufA1 family periplasmic bufferin-type metallophore: MNKQWIAAAAFTAALGATLATPVFAADMAKCYGIAKAGQNDCKGNAHSCAGQSTKDMDKGEFRVVPKGTCANLGGSLTPGM, encoded by the coding sequence ATGAACAAGCAATGGATCGCTGCCGCCGCCTTCACCGCCGCCCTCGGTGCAACGCTCGCCACGCCCGTTTTCGCTGCCGACATGGCCAAGTGCTATGGAATCGCGAAGGCCGGACAAAACGATTGCAAAGGCAACGCCCACTCGTGCGCCGGGCAATCGACGAAGGACATGGACAAGGGCGAATTCAGGGTGGTGCCGAAGGGGACGTGCGCGAACCTCGGCGGCTCGCTGACGCCTGGTATGTAA
- the parA gene encoding ParA family partition ATPase, whose amino-acid sequence MAAEIVAVTQQKGGVGKSTIAMHLGAAFHEKGKRVLVVDADGQNTLVHWASASANDETGIPFPVVNLSEAGGQIHREIKKFIGDYDVIVVDCPPSITEKVSGVVLLAASVAVIPTSSSPADYWSSVGLVKLVQQAQVMNEDLRAVFLLNKTEEKRMLTRELKRALEDLGFPLLKTQIPTREAYKQAMALGQTVLQMSDRGAKLAAAEIRACANEIASMLP is encoded by the coding sequence TTGGCAGCGGAAATCGTCGCGGTAACTCAACAGAAGGGTGGGGTCGGCAAAAGCACGATCGCCATGCATCTCGGCGCGGCCTTTCATGAAAAAGGGAAGCGCGTCCTCGTTGTCGACGCTGATGGTCAAAACACCTTGGTGCACTGGGCCAGCGCTTCCGCCAACGATGAAACCGGCATCCCTTTCCCTGTCGTCAATCTGTCGGAAGCCGGCGGGCAAATTCATCGAGAGATCAAGAAGTTCATTGGCGACTACGACGTCATCGTCGTCGACTGCCCACCCTCCATCACAGAGAAGGTATCCGGCGTCGTGTTGCTGGCAGCGTCGGTTGCCGTCATCCCGACCTCGTCATCGCCTGCGGATTACTGGTCGAGCGTCGGCTTAGTCAAGCTCGTGCAGCAGGCCCAGGTCATGAATGAGGACCTTCGCGCGGTGTTCCTGCTAAACAAGACCGAAGAAAAACGCATGCTGACGCGTGAACTCAAGCGCGCGCTCGAAGATCTCGGATTCCCTCTCCTCAAGACACAAATCCCCACGCGCGAAGCCTATAAACAGGCGATGGCGCTGGGGCAGACCGTATTGCAAATGAGCGACCGGGGCGCAAAACTGGCCGCTGCGGAAATCCGCGCCTGCGCCAACGAAATCGCCTCGATGCTCCCCTGA